Proteins from a single region of Sphaerochaeta globosa str. Buddy:
- a CDS encoding sigma-54-dependent Fis family transcriptional regulator encodes MFTIEFIAPYKNLVATVETAFAEHPKREEIKHVVNFKGVPEIRRSTLVGDIFIARGLTASYLNQLWKDATVIEVPMSGYDILRAMSEGVRLHGSKSIALIATSNAIYGVDNFSTIFLPPVATYEIGPLDEVEPIIRKAVSDGADLIIGGNSVTIKAKAMGLCAQRIEVGKESVRQAIDEAWRLWHSNIEERVRVQRLNALVEHVHEGIIAIDQDKRITICNQFAERLLNNQAQEIFDRPLSEIAPSLAEPDLLQLQQPGLGDYLEIQGNQVVVNRVPIIVDGKFQAGIITLQEVSQIQKIETRIRREAHQKGLVASYDFSMMLGESKAFCASKRLALSYANVSSSVMIVGETGTGKELFAQSIHRSSQRSGGPFVAVNCAALPESLLESELFGYVGGAFTGASKNGKMGLFELAHTGTIFLDEISEMSLHLQGRLLRVIEEREIMRIGHDTVIPVDIRIIAATNRNLETLVDQGLFRKDLFYRLDVLRLNIPPLRKRGEDVLLLTKHFLRQFDEANGKKRHMLDPEVLPILLNLPWEGNIRHLRNVCERLSVVICETVITAKDILACLGSSDEEKQVHLCAEGLDEKDRLIAILGQTNNNKKEAARLLGIDRSTLYRKLQKYGLM; translated from the coding sequence ATGTTTACCATTGAATTCATTGCACCATACAAGAATCTTGTTGCTACTGTTGAAACTGCCTTTGCCGAGCATCCCAAGCGCGAAGAGATCAAGCATGTCGTCAATTTCAAGGGTGTTCCTGAGATACGAAGAAGCACCTTGGTCGGCGACATCTTCATCGCACGCGGCTTGACCGCATCGTACCTCAATCAATTATGGAAGGATGCAACCGTGATCGAAGTGCCGATGAGCGGTTACGACATCCTGCGTGCCATGAGTGAAGGAGTTCGTCTCCATGGTTCCAAGAGCATCGCCCTGATAGCTACCTCCAATGCCATCTACGGGGTTGACAATTTCTCCACCATCTTCTTGCCTCCTGTTGCAACGTATGAGATCGGACCCTTGGACGAGGTGGAGCCGATCATCCGCAAGGCTGTGAGCGATGGGGCCGATCTGATCATCGGAGGCAATTCGGTGACCATCAAGGCAAAAGCGATGGGTTTGTGTGCACAGAGAATTGAAGTCGGTAAGGAAAGTGTACGCCAAGCCATCGACGAGGCTTGGCGATTATGGCACTCAAACATCGAGGAACGGGTCCGGGTACAACGCTTGAATGCCTTGGTGGAGCATGTGCATGAAGGTATTATTGCAATCGACCAGGATAAGAGAATCACCATCTGCAACCAGTTCGCCGAACGGCTTCTCAACAACCAGGCACAGGAAATCTTTGATCGTCCTCTCTCTGAAATTGCTCCATCGCTCGCCGAACCCGATCTTCTACAGCTGCAACAGCCCGGTCTTGGTGATTACTTGGAAATCCAGGGCAATCAGGTCGTAGTAAACAGGGTTCCCATTATTGTGGATGGAAAGTTTCAGGCAGGCATCATCACGTTGCAGGAAGTGTCGCAGATTCAGAAGATCGAGACGAGAATCAGAAGAGAAGCGCATCAGAAGGGATTGGTCGCCTCCTATGATTTCTCAATGATGCTTGGGGAGAGCAAGGCATTCTGTGCATCCAAACGCTTGGCCCTCAGTTATGCAAATGTGAGCTCAAGTGTCATGATCGTCGGTGAAACAGGAACCGGAAAGGAGCTGTTTGCACAAAGCATCCATCGCTCGAGTCAGCGTTCAGGCGGACCCTTTGTTGCCGTCAACTGCGCGGCATTGCCTGAGTCACTCCTGGAAAGTGAGTTGTTCGGCTATGTGGGGGGTGCCTTCACCGGAGCTTCAAAGAACGGAAAAATGGGGCTGTTTGAGCTTGCCCATACCGGTACCATATTCCTTGATGAGATATCTGAGATGAGCCTTCACCTGCAAGGCCGCCTGCTTCGGGTGATAGAGGAGCGGGAGATCATGCGAATCGGCCACGATACCGTAATCCCGGTCGATATCCGCATTATTGCAGCAACGAATCGCAATTTGGAAACTTTAGTCGACCAAGGCCTCTTTAGGAAGGACCTGTTCTATCGGTTGGACGTATTGCGCCTGAACATCCCGCCGCTTAGGAAGCGGGGGGAGGATGTGCTCTTGCTCACCAAGCATTTTCTCAGGCAATTTGATGAAGCCAATGGCAAAAAACGGCACATGCTCGACCCCGAGGTCCTTCCAATATTACTCAACCTCCCTTGGGAAGGAAATATCAGGCATCTGCGAAATGTCTGCGAACGGCTGTCGGTTGTCATCTGCGAGACGGTCATCACAGCCAAGGATATATTGGCTTGTCTGGGATCCAGCGATGAGGAAAAGCAAGTGCACTTGTGTGCGGAGGGTTTGGATGAGAAGGACAGACTCATAGCAATACTTGGCCAAACCAATAACAACAAGAAGGAAGCGGCACGCCTGTTGGGTATCGATCGCAGCACCTTGTATCGAAAATTGCAAAAGTACGGCTTGATGTAG
- a CDS encoding sialic acid TRAP transporter substrate-binding protein SiaP has protein sequence MKKVIVTLLLAALVLPMAFAQASTEVKPVELVYTMTAVPTDAHAGAMRVFKETVERVSNGQIKVLTYDSASLFKQEQEVSAVKSGQADMTATAASWLTDGSPWVSMFTAGYIFKSYDHMTSVLNGPIGAEVFDRIAKEQGIRPLGAQYLGTRQLNLVADKEIKTPADLKGVNLRMPNSDSWIFLGKALGANPTPISFSELYMALQTKTVDGQDNPLPSTKNAKFYEVTKSITITNHLVDSVWPAINEAKWQSLTAQQKAWVMEGVKAGIEYCDSTNLKAEAELVAFFKNAGLKVYNADLNAFADHVLAQYLASPYAQKWDKAMFDKVVAAGK, from the coding sequence ATGAAGAAAGTAATCGTCACCCTGTTGCTGGCAGCCCTGGTACTTCCCATGGCATTCGCCCAAGCTTCAACTGAAGTCAAGCCCGTTGAATTGGTCTATACCATGACCGCAGTCCCCACCGATGCACACGCCGGTGCCATGCGCGTCTTCAAGGAAACCGTCGAACGCGTTTCCAATGGACAGATCAAGGTTCTTACCTACGATTCGGCATCCTTGTTCAAGCAGGAGCAGGAAGTATCGGCGGTCAAGAGCGGCCAGGCCGACATGACCGCCACTGCAGCTTCGTGGCTGACCGATGGAAGCCCCTGGGTATCCATGTTTACCGCAGGCTACATCTTCAAGAGCTACGACCACATGACCAGCGTACTCAACGGCCCCATCGGCGCTGAGGTGTTCGACCGCATCGCCAAGGAGCAGGGAATCCGCCCCCTCGGTGCACAATACCTTGGAACCCGCCAGCTCAACCTGGTTGCAGACAAGGAAATCAAGACCCCGGCTGACCTTAAGGGTGTGAACCTGAGAATGCCGAACTCCGACTCCTGGATTTTCCTGGGCAAGGCTCTGGGAGCCAACCCGACCCCGATCTCCTTCAGCGAACTGTATATGGCACTGCAGACCAAGACCGTCGACGGCCAGGACAACCCGCTTCCGTCCACCAAGAACGCAAAGTTCTATGAAGTAACTAAATCCATCACCATCACCAACCATCTGGTTGACTCGGTATGGCCTGCCATCAACGAAGCAAAATGGCAGTCCCTGACCGCTCAACAAAAGGCTTGGGTCATGGAAGGGGTGAAGGCCGGCATCGAGTATTGCGACAGCACCAACCTCAAGGCTGAGGCTGAATTAGTAGCATTCTTCAAGAATGCAGGCCTGAAGGTCTACAATGCAGACCTGAATGCATTCGCCGACCACGTTCTGGCACAGTATCTGGCAAGCCCTTACGCTCAGAAATGGGACAAGGCGATGTTCGACAAAGTCGTAGCTGCTGGAAAGTAA
- a CDS encoding TRAP transporter small permease, whose amino-acid sequence MRKLALFIREVLEVYIPTAAFIFLFLAFILQVFFRYVVNHPLTWTQDVIVIGFCWSVILGACYTMRRKGHVQFTMLYEAYSPKVAAVARLLGNLLIIITFAVMVVPSFKYAFFLGFQKTPVLRVSYTWIFLPFTYFLLAIIGYSIKPVLEDWKVITGKLSDSFDHSYDPLLGEVKK is encoded by the coding sequence GTGAGAAAACTAGCGTTATTTATCAGAGAGGTGCTGGAAGTCTACATTCCTACCGCCGCTTTCATCTTCTTGTTTCTGGCATTCATCCTGCAAGTATTCTTCAGGTATGTGGTCAACCATCCTCTTACTTGGACCCAGGACGTGATTGTCATCGGATTTTGCTGGTCGGTCATCCTTGGTGCCTGCTACACGATGCGTCGCAAGGGACACGTCCAGTTCACCATGCTCTATGAAGCCTATAGCCCCAAGGTTGCAGCTGTTGCACGACTGCTGGGCAATCTGCTGATCATCATCACCTTTGCAGTGATGGTAGTCCCCTCCTTCAAATACGCCTTCTTTCTGGGTTTCCAGAAAACCCCGGTCCTGCGTGTCTCCTACACCTGGATCTTTCTCCCCTTCACCTACTTCCTCCTGGCCATCATCGGCTACAGCATCAAGCCGGTCCTGGAGGACTGGAAGGTCATTACCGGAAAACTTTCCGATAGTTTCGACCACAGCTACGACCCGCTGCTCGGGGAGGTAAAGAAATGA
- a CDS encoding TRAP transporter large permease — MSFPLFITLLVFILIFILRMPIALGMLASAACYLLVKGADLSLVVNQVMNTYYTNYVIIAVPLFIFTANVMNSGKVTEMIYDFALGLVGRMRGALGQVNILGSLIFSGMTGSAIADAAGLGKIEIEAMTKSGFEPEFACAITAASATIGPIFPPSIPLVIYAMLSSTSVGALFMGGMVPGVLLAIALMIYVAIVSKKRNYPRGEKIVLKTFISATVKAIPALLTPVILLVGIYTGVMTPTEAGAIAGLYAIIISVFAYKALGFKDLLNVVKDSIRDVGATSIMIGAATIISYIVAREQLAANIGNWILGITSSKWTFLFIVNVVILILGMFMDTSTIQLVFVPIMIPVANALGIDMIHFGLVVTFNMMVGLSTPPFGMLLFITSGISGTPLKDIMREILWPIIVMLIVLILITYIPEITLFLPRAAGLI; from the coding sequence ATGAGTTTTCCCTTATTCATCACCCTGCTCGTATTCATATTGATTTTCATTCTCAGGATGCCCATCGCCTTGGGCATGCTTGCTTCAGCTGCATGTTACCTGCTGGTAAAGGGCGCAGACCTGAGCCTGGTCGTCAACCAGGTCATGAACACCTATTACACCAACTACGTCATCATCGCAGTCCCGCTCTTTATCTTTACTGCAAATGTCATGAACTCAGGGAAAGTCACCGAGATGATTTATGATTTCGCCCTTGGGCTTGTGGGAAGAATGCGGGGCGCTTTGGGACAGGTGAATATTCTCGGATCGCTGATTTTCAGCGGAATGACGGGATCGGCCATTGCCGACGCGGCAGGCCTGGGCAAAATTGAAATTGAAGCTATGACGAAAAGCGGTTTCGAACCTGAGTTTGCTTGTGCCATCACCGCAGCCTCGGCGACCATCGGCCCGATCTTCCCCCCGTCCATTCCCTTGGTCATCTATGCCATGCTCTCCTCAACCTCGGTGGGAGCACTGTTCATGGGCGGCATGGTTCCAGGCGTCCTGCTTGCGATTGCCTTGATGATCTATGTAGCAATCGTTTCCAAGAAACGCAACTACCCACGCGGCGAGAAGATCGTCCTAAAAACTTTTATTTCCGCCACTGTCAAGGCGATTCCCGCCCTGTTGACTCCTGTCATCCTGCTGGTAGGCATCTATACCGGAGTCATGACCCCGACCGAGGCAGGAGCAATTGCAGGCCTGTATGCCATCATCATTTCTGTGTTCGCCTATAAGGCATTGGGCTTCAAGGATCTCTTGAATGTGGTCAAGGACTCCATCAGGGATGTGGGGGCAACCAGCATCATGATCGGAGCTGCCACCATCATCAGTTACATCGTCGCCCGTGAGCAACTAGCCGCCAACATCGGCAACTGGATATTGGGAATTACCAGCAGCAAGTGGACATTCCTCTTCATCGTAAACGTAGTCATCCTGATCCTGGGAATGTTCATGGACACCTCCACCATCCAGTTGGTCTTCGTGCCCATCATGATTCCCGTGGCCAACGCCCTGGGCATCGACATGATCCACTTCGGTTTGGTAGTCACCTTCAACATGATGGTAGGACTTTCCACCCCGCCGTTCGGTATGCTGCTCTTCATCACAAGCGGTATTTCCGGCACTCCGCTGAAGGATATCATGCGTGAAATCCTTTGGCCGATTATAGTCATGCTGATCGTCCTCATCCTGATCACCTACATCCCCGAGATCACCCTCTTCCTGCCCCGTGCAGCAGGACTTATCTAA
- a CDS encoding dihydrodipicolinate synthase family protein, with protein sequence MKTPYNGCWPTMITPFTADNKVDFPAVKAITNWYIDRGADGIFAVCQSSEMFFLSQQEKLDIAKAVVEAAGGRVKVIASGHTSDDHQAQIEELGAMSQTGVDAVVLVSNRLAKADEDSAVFNANAQDIFDQLSDVTFGLYECPYPYLRLLTDDFLAWAAKEDKLVFLKDVSCSLEIEKRRVELVKGTKLALFNANTATLLDSWIAGYQGYNGVMANFHIDIYKWMYEHFRTEPVLARKVMDFLTVSGVSEARAYPVNAKYHFDLTGIPMSLVTRSKPVSLLNENARLEIQSLIRMEAEMRTLLGLKQ encoded by the coding sequence ATGAAAACACCCTATAACGGCTGCTGGCCGACCATGATCACCCCTTTTACCGCTGACAACAAGGTAGATTTCCCTGCAGTCAAGGCAATCACCAACTGGTACATCGACCGGGGTGCGGACGGCATCTTCGCCGTCTGCCAGTCCAGCGAGATGTTCTTTCTATCCCAACAAGAGAAACTCGATATCGCCAAGGCCGTCGTCGAGGCTGCCGGGGGTCGTGTCAAGGTCATTGCAAGCGGACACACCAGCGACGACCATCAAGCCCAAATAGAGGAACTTGGAGCGATGTCCCAAACGGGAGTCGATGCAGTGGTGCTGGTCTCCAACCGTCTGGCAAAAGCCGATGAAGACAGTGCTGTCTTCAACGCCAACGCCCAGGACATTTTCGACCAGCTGAGCGATGTCACCTTCGGCCTGTATGAATGTCCTTACCCGTATTTGAGACTGCTTACCGACGACTTTCTCGCCTGGGCTGCAAAGGAAGACAAGCTGGTCTTCCTCAAGGATGTGTCCTGTTCCCTGGAGATCGAGAAACGCCGTGTCGAGTTGGTCAAGGGAACCAAGCTGGCCCTGTTCAATGCAAACACCGCCACTCTTTTGGACTCCTGGATTGCCGGTTACCAAGGGTATAACGGGGTTATGGCGAACTTTCACATCGACATCTACAAGTGGATGTATGAGCACTTCAGGACAGAGCCGGTTCTTGCCCGCAAGGTCATGGACTTCCTCACCGTCAGCGGTGTCAGCGAAGCCCGAGCCTATCCGGTCAATGCCAAGTACCACTTCGACCTCACCGGCATCCCGATGAGTCTGGTCACCCGCTCCAAGCCGGTTTCCCTGCTGAACGAGAACGCACGACTTGAGATTCAAAGCTTGATCCGCATGGAAGCGGAAATGCGTACGCTTTTGGGGTTGAAGCAATGA
- a CDS encoding HpcH/HpaI aldolase family protein, whose translation MNRGAEFRTKLKSGSVLGGHVFLNDPAITEALARYGYDFIWIDAEHGPFDKQNLLLHVMAANAGGAAAFVRVPGQQMQDLKYVLEMGIDGIIIPQVMDEVEARQVLELCLYPPEGTRGFGPRRAIAYNQQDLKTYLQQSRESFVRIIQIEHISAVQRIEAILSLPALDAVIIGPNDLSASIGLLGDSLNEKVLELAQHVIDAAKKAGKPVGVSIGPDERTIKTYQNMGVDFISCGDDISFLQQGAKRTFSMVGKS comes from the coding sequence ATGAACAGAGGAGCGGAGTTTCGCACCAAATTGAAATCGGGTTCAGTTTTGGGCGGGCACGTGTTTCTCAACGACCCTGCCATCACCGAGGCCCTGGCCCGCTACGGCTACGACTTCATCTGGATCGACGCCGAACACGGGCCGTTTGACAAGCAGAACCTTCTGCTGCATGTCATGGCGGCCAATGCAGGCGGGGCCGCCGCCTTTGTGCGGGTGCCGGGCCAACAGATGCAAGACCTCAAGTATGTGTTGGAGATGGGCATCGACGGCATCATCATTCCCCAGGTAATGGACGAGGTTGAAGCCCGTCAGGTTTTGGAGCTTTGCCTGTATCCACCCGAGGGAACGAGGGGTTTCGGGCCAAGGCGTGCCATTGCCTACAACCAGCAGGACCTGAAGACATACCTTCAGCAGAGCAGGGAGAGCTTTGTCAGGATCATCCAGATCGAGCACATCAGTGCGGTACAGCGCATTGAGGCAATACTATCCCTGCCCGCCCTCGATGCGGTGATCATCGGACCGAACGACCTGTCGGCCTCCATCGGCCTGCTCGGCGACAGCCTGAACGAGAAGGTGCTTGAGCTCGCGCAGCACGTCATCGATGCTGCGAAGAAGGCAGGAAAGCCGGTCGGAGTATCGATCGGTCCGGATGAGAGGACGATCAAGACCTATCAGAACATGGGTGTGGACTTCATTAGCTGTGGCGATGACATCTCTTTTCTCCAACAAGGAGCGAAACGAACCTTCAGTATGGTAGGAAAAAGCTAG
- a CDS encoding FadR/GntR family transcriptional regulator yields the protein MDISHFSLSRTNLSQQIADHLEEVILSSPTSKVTEKLPGELKLAKQYNVSRPVIREALKLLQERGLITLKNGSGAYVTRPENDTVMNAINRIMQVDRIKSDDLTQMREILELSSVDLAVKCITDEQLKEMDSILSKFEDTSLPLRERVKLDEQFHIAIAQATGNELLSMFVGVLTSLLRDYMGKGILIEGGIEDAITRHREIFEALQCRDAKAVHQAMVEHLKVSSLNVQFFDKQGTTAKKPTL from the coding sequence ATGGACATTTCACATTTCTCCCTTTCACGGACAAACCTCAGCCAGCAGATTGCAGACCATCTGGAAGAAGTCATTCTCTCCTCTCCTACCAGCAAGGTGACTGAGAAGCTTCCCGGTGAATTGAAGTTGGCCAAACAGTACAACGTCAGCCGGCCCGTCATCCGAGAAGCGCTCAAGCTCTTGCAGGAACGCGGCTTGATAACCCTGAAGAACGGAAGCGGTGCCTACGTCACCCGGCCCGAGAACGATACAGTCATGAATGCAATCAACCGCATCATGCAGGTCGACCGCATCAAAAGCGACGACCTTACGCAGATGCGGGAAATCCTCGAACTCAGTTCGGTGGATTTGGCGGTGAAATGCATCACCGATGAGCAATTGAAGGAAATGGACTCTATCCTCTCCAAGTTCGAGGACACGAGCCTTCCTTTGAGGGAGCGGGTCAAGCTGGATGAGCAGTTCCATATCGCCATCGCCCAAGCTACCGGAAATGAGTTGTTAAGCATGTTCGTGGGGGTGCTCACCTCGTTGCTCCGAGACTATATGGGAAAGGGTATTCTCATCGAAGGCGGCATCGAGGATGCAATCACGCGCCACCGCGAGATTTTTGAAGCACTGCAATGTCGCGATGCAAAGGCCGTCCACCAAGCAATGGTCGAACACCTGAAGGTTTCCAGCCTTAATGTCCAGTTCTTTGACAAACAGGGAACTACAGCAAAAAAACCGACGCTCTAA
- a CDS encoding cobalamin B12-binding domain-containing protein: MSLLLSGIDPKLITLAQKIFDRQFELDSKLVIEMDERRKQLMFQDILYNFSFLTTAVNLQDEKIFSNYALWLFELLCNLMKDIDRDRIKDQMVDHYRILSSCADELYKDEQVDLAKSYLQRAIVVTEDAVDNIKVSEQFLQGRHVPIRKAYLSALLRSDTAQATKIIRDAEAAGIPIEEIYEDIIRMTMLEVGELWHQNKITVDKEHYCTSTTQMILSLFYPVIFSQPSKEKKIVTCCVGSELHEMGGRMVSDLFEYHGWESIFLGSAVPVSSLLHAIDEHQPNLVALSVTMPQYLGLCHEAVLAIRKAYPAILLAVGGRAFQTSNKIYERWPVDIYTDLATDLISWAEKAVR; encoded by the coding sequence ATGAGTCTGCTCCTTTCAGGCATCGACCCTAAGCTCATTACTCTAGCCCAGAAGATTTTCGACCGCCAGTTCGAACTCGATTCCAAACTCGTCATCGAAATGGATGAACGGCGCAAGCAGCTGATGTTCCAGGACATCCTGTACAATTTCAGCTTTCTCACCACGGCGGTGAACCTGCAGGATGAGAAGATCTTTTCCAACTACGCCCTCTGGCTCTTCGAGTTGCTGTGTAATCTCATGAAGGACATCGACCGGGACCGCATCAAGGACCAGATGGTCGACCACTACCGCATCCTTTCATCCTGTGCCGATGAGCTTTACAAGGATGAGCAGGTCGATTTGGCAAAAAGCTACTTGCAGAGGGCCATTGTCGTCACCGAGGATGCGGTGGACAACATCAAGGTGTCCGAACAGTTTCTGCAGGGTCGGCATGTGCCGATCAGGAAGGCCTACCTGAGTGCGTTGCTGCGCAGCGACACTGCGCAGGCGACCAAAATCATCCGTGATGCAGAGGCTGCCGGTATTCCCATCGAGGAGATTTACGAGGACATCATCCGCATGACCATGCTCGAGGTCGGAGAGCTTTGGCACCAGAACAAGATTACCGTGGACAAGGAGCACTACTGCACCTCCACCACCCAGATGATTCTCTCCCTCTTCTACCCCGTCATTTTCAGCCAGCCATCCAAGGAGAAGAAGATAGTGACCTGCTGCGTGGGCAGTGAACTGCATGAGATGGGAGGCAGGATGGTCAGCGACCTCTTCGAATACCATGGATGGGAGAGCATTTTCCTCGGCTCGGCAGTTCCTGTTTCCTCCCTGTTGCATGCCATCGACGAACACCAGCCGAACCTTGTCGCCCTTTCGGTGACCATGCCCCAATACCTGGGACTCTGCCACGAAGCGGTACTTGCTATCAGAAAAGCTTACCCCGCCATCCTGCTCGCAGTCGGGGGAAGAGCGTTCCAAACGAGTAATAAAATCTATGAGCGGTGGCCGGTGGACATCTATACCGACCTTGCCACCGACCTGATCAGCTGGGCCGAAAAGGCGGTTAGGTAG
- a CDS encoding GGDEF domain-containing protein, translated as MSNSFFVRTTPQGLVQEAYWSDPVSLAIPYKTTLSELFEEESRKIFEQTFTKALLEKHKVFCSHVTIIEQQLELCFFILSLEQDVWVLGVDYLMQLPPDLQEFQKALLFKMIEQVASMHARYSLHNSQVVYSHFEQIQKLNNQLVNTQRELQRANKKLEALNLDLNNRLVKDPLTGLVSRYQYRSEMQSVINAHPQALGLFAFIDIDAFKQINDTYGHAVGDEYLVAFAKRLASLPFEKSTIAMRIAGDEFGLYMHELASVDDEIFSSLYRKFEVYVTERPLSTSIGELAISCSVGFAVYNRDTTNLFELIEYADWAMYQAKRGGKHGYRVFDKLLYDQRYSEQ; from the coding sequence GTGAGCAACTCCTTTTTTGTCCGTACCACACCACAAGGCCTTGTCCAGGAAGCCTATTGGTCAGACCCCGTCTCTCTGGCGATTCCCTATAAAACAACGCTTTCGGAGCTGTTTGAAGAGGAAAGTCGTAAAATTTTTGAGCAAACCTTTACCAAAGCGCTCCTAGAAAAACACAAGGTATTCTGCTCGCATGTCACCATCATTGAACAACAGCTGGAGCTTTGCTTCTTCATTCTCAGCCTTGAGCAGGATGTCTGGGTACTGGGGGTCGATTACCTGATGCAGCTTCCTCCTGATTTGCAGGAATTTCAGAAAGCCTTGCTTTTCAAGATGATCGAGCAGGTAGCCTCGATGCATGCCCGCTACTCCTTGCACAACTCCCAAGTGGTCTACAGCCACTTTGAGCAGATTCAGAAACTGAACAACCAGCTGGTGAACACCCAGCGTGAACTACAGCGTGCAAACAAGAAACTTGAGGCGCTGAATCTCGATCTGAACAACCGCCTCGTCAAGGACCCCCTCACCGGCTTGGTCAGCCGCTATCAATACCGTTCGGAGATGCAGAGCGTCATCAATGCACACCCCCAAGCTCTCGGTCTGTTCGCTTTCATCGACATCGATGCCTTCAAACAAATCAACGACACCTATGGGCACGCTGTCGGTGACGAGTATTTGGTTGCCTTTGCAAAACGCCTTGCATCCCTTCCATTCGAGAAATCCACTATTGCCATGCGCATCGCAGGCGACGAGTTCGGTCTCTATATGCACGAACTTGCATCCGTCGATGATGAAATCTTCTCATCACTTTACCGGAAGTTTGAAGTATATGTCACCGAGCGTCCACTCTCCACGTCCATAGGGGAGCTTGCAATCAGCTGCAGCGTCGGGTTTGCCGTCTATAACCGTGATACAACCAACCTGTTCGAGCTGATCGAGTATGCCGACTGGGCCATGTATCAGGCCAAACGCGGCGGGAAGCACGGATACCGGGTATTTGACAAGCTGCTGTACGACCAGCGATATTCCGAGCAGTAA
- a CDS encoding MerR family transcriptional regulator gives MDYTIGEVAQLASVSERTLRYYDELGLVCPKRDRGQLYRLYSKEDLKRLQTVLFYRELDFDLATIKAIMEDPGFSTLQALEDQRKRLLARRNRLESLLRTLETTIAEQRGERTMTDKERFEGLKKNLIEENEKKFGKEIRARYGEETVAKSNAQMMGMDEKTYNEMNELGARLLEKLVEAEKTGDVYSPLAREVAMMHKQWLAYTWPSYNKEAHANLVRMYVDDERFNAYYLGKAAFLRDAVLAYLNEE, from the coding sequence ATGGACTACACCATAGGAGAAGTCGCACAGCTTGCCTCGGTTTCCGAGCGTACGTTGCGCTATTACGACGAGCTGGGCCTTGTATGTCCCAAACGGGACAGGGGGCAGCTCTATCGGCTCTATTCGAAAGAAGATTTGAAACGACTGCAGACGGTTCTCTTCTATCGGGAGCTGGACTTCGACTTGGCAACCATCAAGGCAATCATGGAAGATCCCGGGTTTTCCACCTTGCAGGCCTTGGAGGACCAGAGGAAGCGGTTGCTGGCAAGACGCAACCGCTTGGAGAGTCTGCTTCGCACCTTGGAAACAACCATCGCAGAACAGAGAGGAGAAAGAACCATGACAGACAAAGAACGATTTGAAGGATTAAAGAAAAATTTAATCGAGGAGAATGAGAAGAAGTTCGGAAAAGAGATTCGAGCGCGCTATGGAGAGGAGACGGTGGCCAAGTCGAATGCACAGATGATGGGTATGGATGAGAAGACCTACAATGAGATGAACGAATTGGGCGCCCGGTTGTTGGAAAAGCTTGTCGAGGCGGAAAAAACGGGAGACGTTTACTCGCCCCTTGCCCGGGAGGTGGCCATGATGCACAAGCAATGGCTTGCCTACACCTGGCCCTCCTACAACAAGGAGGCGCATGCAAATCTGGTTCGCATGTACGTCGACGATGAGCGTTTCAACGCCTACTATCTCGGAAAGGCAGCCTTCCTGCGTGATGCAGTGCTGGCTTATCTGAATGAGGAATAA